One genomic window of Carassius auratus strain Wakin chromosome 14, ASM336829v1, whole genome shotgun sequence includes the following:
- the LOC113114351 gene encoding skin secretory protein xP2-like: MATIPEPRPIMAATPEPSANMTAMPKTPALMDATIFNHHKCHSSVPVHESVSEPTPVHESTPEPAPVHKSAHRPTQVQESVSEPTPVHEFAPEPAPVLKSAHWPTQVQESVSEPTPVHEFAPEPAPVHESAPWLAPVHESVSEPNPVHESTPEPAPVHESAPWLAPVHESVSEPTPIHKSAPEPTPVHESVSEPTPIHKSAPEPAPIHKYAPEPAPVHELAPEPAPIHKYAPEPASVHKSSP, translated from the exons ATGGCTACCATTCCAGAGCCTCGACCCATAATGGCTGCCACTCCAGAGCCTTCAGCCAACATGACTGCCATGCCAAAGACTCCAGCCCTCATGGATGCCACAATCTTCAACCATCATAAATGCCATTCCAGTGTTCCGG TCCACGAGTCTGTTTCAGAGCCCACTCCAGTTCACGAGTCCACTCCTGAGCCCGCTCCAGTCCACAAATCTGCTCATAGGCCCACTCAAGTCCAGGAGTCTGTTTCAGAGCCCACTCCAGTTCATGAGTTCGCTCCTGAGCCGGCTCCAGTCCTCAAATCTGCTCATTGGCCCACTCAAGTCCAGGAGTCTGTTTCAGAGCCCACTCCAGTTCATGAGTTCGCTCCTGAGCCAGCTCCAGTCCACGAGTCTGCTCCTTGGCTCGCTCCAGTCCATGAGTCTGTTTCAGAGCCCAATCCAGTTCACGAGTCCACTCCTGAGCCAGCTCCAGTCCACGAGTCTGCTCCTTGGCTCGCTCCAGTCCATGAGTCTGTTTCAGAGCCCACTCCAATTCACAAGTCTGCTCCTGAGCCCACTCCAGTCCACGAGTCTGTTTCAGAGCCCACTCCAATTCACAAGTCTGCTCCTGAGCCCGCTCCCATCCACAAGTATGCTCCTGAGCCCGCTCCAGTCCACGAGCTTGCTCCTGAGCCCGCTCCCATCCACAAGTATGCTCCTGAGCCTGCTTCAGTCCACAAGTCTTCTCCTTAG